One window of Atribacter laminatus genomic DNA carries:
- a CDS encoding ABC transporter substrate-binding protein, translated as MKRIIFVNILLAILILTPIGVANSAEKEIQFPSWMWGEVGTGDWFKDGVAQFETQFTDIKVVDTLIPAGQYEEKLLIDMAGGGAPDLAPVFTNMMPKLIRLGLLEPLDDYLANVEWANNLLPVKSVAQYEGKIYGIPLTASPNGLIYNKKLLEKAGVGVPTTPEEMYLAAKKIKEVTGEFGYGFATRTADVLEAYIPLMQWAIGFGGDFSKDGVPTANDPKTIEGLTFLKRFYDEDLTPKGLDGPMLRKMFVEEKIAMLIDGPWAMTYVQGEVPELYPYIGFAAPPTPTHAAITGGAFYTIPVNAKNKKEAFALISIYNQTEMQRRWLEELLQIPGQAVEASSEFLQKHPWINDMVDVAAKYPAGFGYAAPGFEEQAGEVQRMVVDGIARVWGGQTTVEEAMNDVQKRMMDWTSTLKR; from the coding sequence ATGAAACGAATAATATTTGTTAATATTCTATTAGCTATTCTAATTCTCACTCCTATTGGTGTTGCAAATAGTGCTGAAAAAGAAATACAATTTCCTAGTTGGATGTGGGGTGAAGTTGGAACTGGTGATTGGTTTAAAGATGGTGTTGCTCAATTTGAAACTCAATTTACTGATATAAAAGTGGTAGATACGCTTATTCCCGCTGGACAATACGAGGAAAAACTTCTCATTGATATGGCAGGTGGGGGTGCACCAGATCTCGCTCCAGTGTTTACCAATATGATGCCCAAATTAATTCGGCTTGGCTTGCTGGAACCATTAGATGATTACCTTGCAAATGTTGAATGGGCAAATAATTTACTACCGGTTAAAAGTGTTGCGCAATATGAAGGTAAAATCTACGGCATTCCACTGACTGCTTCACCAAACGGATTAATTTATAATAAGAAACTTCTCGAAAAAGCTGGAGTTGGAGTTCCTACTACTCCTGAGGAGATGTATCTTGCAGCAAAGAAGATTAAAGAAGTTACGGGTGAGTTTGGTTATGGATTTGCAACAAGAACAGCAGATGTTCTTGAAGCATATATACCATTAATGCAATGGGCAATTGGATTTGGTGGTGATTTCTCAAAGGACGGAGTACCTACAGCTAATGATCCTAAAACAATTGAAGGGCTCACATTTCTAAAGCGTTTTTACGATGAAGACCTGACTCCAAAAGGCCTTGATGGTCCTATGCTTCGGAAGATGTTCGTTGAAGAGAAAATTGCCATGTTAATTGATGGACCTTGGGCTATGACATATGTTCAAGGAGAAGTTCCGGAACTTTACCCCTATATTGGATTTGCAGCCCCACCAACACCAACCCATGCCGCAATCACAGGTGGTGCTTTTTATACCATTCCAGTCAATGCCAAAAATAAGAAAGAAGCATTTGCACTCATTTCAATTTACAACCAAACAGAAATGCAACGTAGATGGCTTGAAGAACTACTTCAAATCCCAGGACAAGCAGTAGAAGCTAGTTCTGAATTTCTTCAAAAGCATCCTTGGATTAATGATATGGTAGATGTAGCTGCTAAGTATCCAGCAGGCTTTGGATATGCTGCTCCAGGATTTGAAGAACAAGCAGGTGAGGTCCAACGAATGGTTGTTGACGGAATAGCTCGTGTGTGGGGTGGACAGACTACTGTGGAAGAAGCCATGAATGATGTTCAGAAAAGAATGATGGACTGGACTTCTACATTAAAGCGTTAG
- a CDS encoding carbohydrate ABC transporter permease, with protein MSRENSLTNKIVGFRNKRSTLSIKSSSAVLIIPATIIMGIVVIYPIITTVLMSFTDAPLVSLSKPSFVGMFNYSNWLMNLDFWRSFWITLLYTFGVTIGSYIIGLLTALLLNLNFPGRAILRGLILIPWAVPEVAAVMVWNWMFDYQFGIVNSLLSSPIGWVLDAAAAPWTVTVVTIWKQFPLATVIILAGLQAIPIERYEAAEVDGANSFQKFFNITIPGLKSVNIVLIMMLILYTFKRVTIVYLLTGGGPARATEILPVTTYLEAFKYFRLGSASAVGILSLILTLVITFIYSKMVTRGEA; from the coding sequence GTGAGCAGGGAAAATAGTTTAACTAATAAGATTGTCGGATTTAGAAATAAAAGGTCAACTTTATCGATAAAATCATCATCAGCTGTTTTAATAATTCCTGCTACTATCATTATGGGTATAGTTGTAATTTATCCGATAATCACAACTGTTTTAATGAGTTTTACAGATGCTCCATTAGTTTCTCTTAGCAAGCCATCCTTTGTGGGTATGTTCAATTATTCAAATTGGTTAATGAATTTGGATTTTTGGCGATCGTTCTGGATTACTTTGCTTTATACTTTTGGCGTTACTATTGGTTCATATATAATCGGCTTATTAACAGCATTACTATTAAATTTAAATTTTCCAGGTCGAGCTATTTTACGAGGATTAATATTAATCCCATGGGCTGTGCCCGAAGTAGCTGCTGTAATGGTTTGGAATTGGATGTTTGATTACCAGTTTGGAATTGTCAATAGCTTGCTAAGCTCTCCGATAGGTTGGGTTCTTGATGCAGCTGCCGCACCTTGGACAGTTACAGTTGTAACTATTTGGAAACAGTTTCCTCTTGCAACTGTAATAATACTTGCTGGTTTGCAAGCCATTCCAATAGAGCGTTATGAAGCTGCAGAGGTTGATGGTGCAAACTCATTTCAAAAATTTTTTAATATAACAATACCAGGACTTAAGTCGGTTAATATTGTACTTATAATGATGTTGATATTGTATACATTTAAAAGAGTAACTATTGTATATCTTCTCACTGGAGGAGGTCCTGCTAGAGCAACAGAAATACTCCCAGTGACTACATATCTTGAGGCTTTTAAATATTTTCGTTTAGGTTCAGCTTCTGCGGTTGGAATTTTATCTTTAATATTAACATTAGTAATTACATTCATTTATTCAAAAATGGTTACAAGAGGGGAGGCTTAG
- a CDS encoding FAD-binding oxidoreductase → MAYKKISENDITFLKKTTAPERVYTNQDINDDFTHDEMMEYGKFSPEAVIEVINSHEISLIMRYAYEKNIPVTPRGSGTGLCGGSVALYGGILISLAKMNQILEIDETNLTVTVEPGVLLMDLVKALAGKELFYPPDPGEKTATIGGNVMTNAGGMRAVKYGVTRDYVRGMDIVLPDGEMIKVGGKIAKNSSGYSLKDLFIGSEGTLGIATKITLKLLPLPKKTISLLAPFQSLNDCLNIIPILFKAKIIPTAIELMQKEIIEATEKYLGKFFPDKSADSYLLLSFDGNAIGEVENSSDQAAQVLLNEKAIDVFIADTEERLDAIWTARGAFLEAIKTSTSQIDECDVVVPLDQMREFINYVDRLDDKEKIRIVNFGHAGDGNIHIYLCKDSLSNDEWQIKKDKVMQKMYKKALELGGQVSGEHGIGHAKRAFLAESLGNRSMELNKSIKKVFDPKNILNPGKVCY, encoded by the coding sequence ATGGCATATAAAAAAATATCCGAAAATGACATAACATTTTTAAAGAAAACTACCGCACCTGAACGAGTTTATACAAATCAAGATATTAATGATGACTTTACCCATGATGAGATGATGGAGTATGGAAAATTTTCCCCAGAAGCAGTGATAGAAGTTATTAATAGCCATGAAATTTCTTTAATCATGCGCTATGCCTATGAAAAAAACATACCTGTAACTCCAAGAGGCTCTGGGACTGGATTATGCGGAGGATCTGTGGCTCTGTATGGAGGGATATTGATCTCTTTAGCAAAAATGAATCAGATTTTAGAGATTGATGAAACTAATTTAACTGTTACAGTTGAGCCTGGTGTTCTATTAATGGATTTGGTGAAGGCATTAGCTGGAAAAGAGCTTTTTTATCCTCCAGATCCAGGAGAAAAGACTGCTACAATTGGCGGGAATGTTATGACCAACGCTGGAGGAATGCGAGCGGTTAAGTATGGGGTGACACGTGATTATGTACGAGGAATGGATATAGTATTGCCCGATGGAGAAATGATTAAAGTAGGAGGAAAAATCGCGAAAAATTCCTCTGGATATAGTTTAAAGGATCTGTTTATTGGCTCAGAAGGAACTTTAGGGATTGCCACCAAAATAACGCTAAAATTACTTCCTTTACCAAAGAAAACTATTAGCCTATTAGCACCTTTCCAATCATTAAACGACTGCCTTAATATTATTCCAATCTTATTTAAAGCTAAGATCATTCCGACAGCGATAGAATTAATGCAAAAAGAAATTATTGAAGCAACAGAAAAATATTTAGGAAAATTTTTCCCCGATAAATCGGCCGATTCCTATCTATTACTTTCCTTCGACGGTAATGCAATTGGAGAGGTTGAAAATTCTTCTGACCAGGCAGCTCAAGTTCTTCTCAATGAAAAAGCAATCGATGTTTTCATTGCTGATACGGAAGAACGGTTAGATGCAATTTGGACAGCAAGGGGAGCTTTTTTGGAAGCAATCAAAACTTCAACCTCCCAAATAGATGAGTGTGATGTAGTAGTGCCACTAGACCAGATGAGAGAGTTTATAAATTACGTTGATCGATTAGATGATAAGGAAAAAATCAGAATTGTAAATTTTGGTCATGCAGGTGATGGTAATATCCATATTTACTTATGTAAAGACTCTTTATCAAATGATGAATGGCAGATAAAAAAAGATAAAGTCATGCAAAAAATGTATAAAAAAGCACTTGAGCTCGGTGGTCAGGTATCTGGTGAACACGGAATTGGGCATGCAAAAAGAGCTTTTTTGGCTGAATCACTTGGAAACAGATCCATGGAGTTGAATAAGTCTATCAAAAAAGTATTTGATCCTAAGAATATTCTAAATCCTGGCAAGGTTTGTTATTAG
- a CDS encoding electron transfer flavoprotein subunit alpha, with product MAELVINHNRCNLCGKCITVCPFNAISMHGGKIEISAGCKMCKLCSKNCPEQAIDFIDKKRTVVNKEEWKGILVFVENFEGNIHPVTFELIGKANEIAKSINHPIYCLIIGDQISHQTNKLLKYPVNKVFLYEDKELKHFRVDTYTNIFEDCIRTVKPSVILVGATLIGRSLAPRVAARFRTGLTADCTSLEVRENTDLVQIRPAFGGNIMAQIITPYSRPQIATVRHKVMTPTKQADFPLGKVERCFVTPEKLNSKITIRKVMIKEELPSISDVEVLIAAGRGVRGLKDLSLFEELATLLGGQLATTRPLVEMGWVHYSKQIGLSGRTVKPKLIITCGISGAVQFMAGMSASECIIAINKDRNAPIFGQAHYAVIGDIYEVVPLLIEKIKKTRDTNGI from the coding sequence TTGGCAGAACTAGTAATAAACCATAACAGATGTAATTTATGTGGAAAATGTATAACAGTTTGTCCATTTAATGCCATATCAATGCATGGCGGTAAGATTGAGATAAGCGCTGGTTGTAAAATGTGCAAGCTTTGTTCGAAAAACTGCCCTGAACAAGCAATCGACTTTATTGATAAAAAAAGAACAGTGGTTAATAAAGAAGAATGGAAAGGTATCTTGGTATTTGTTGAGAATTTTGAAGGCAATATCCATCCAGTAACTTTTGAATTAATCGGGAAAGCTAATGAGATAGCTAAATCTATCAATCATCCAATTTATTGTCTGATTATTGGAGATCAGATTAGCCATCAAACTAATAAATTATTAAAATATCCAGTAAATAAAGTTTTCCTCTATGAAGACAAAGAATTAAAACATTTTCGTGTTGATACCTATACAAACATTTTTGAAGATTGTATCCGTACTGTTAAACCTTCTGTTATATTAGTTGGTGCTACTTTAATTGGAAGATCCTTAGCACCACGTGTAGCTGCCCGCTTCAGAACTGGTTTAACTGCTGATTGTACATCGCTCGAAGTTAGAGAAAATACTGATCTTGTTCAAATACGTCCGGCTTTTGGTGGGAATATAATGGCTCAGATAATTACTCCTTATTCAAGACCTCAGATTGCAACGGTTAGGCATAAAGTCATGACTCCAACCAAGCAGGCGGATTTTCCTTTAGGAAAAGTTGAAAGGTGCTTTGTCACACCTGAAAAGCTCAATTCAAAGATCACAATTCGTAAAGTAATGATTAAAGAAGAACTACCCAGCATTTCAGACGTTGAGGTATTAATAGCTGCAGGTAGGGGAGTGCGAGGATTAAAAGATTTATCATTATTTGAAGAATTAGCAACTTTGCTAGGGGGTCAATTGGCTACCACTAGACCGTTAGTAGAAATGGGTTGGGTTCATTATTCAAAACAAATTGGACTTTCAGGAAGAACTGTAAAACCGAAATTAATTATTACTTGCGGAATATCAGGAGCTGTACAATTCATGGCAGGAATGAGTGCTTCTGAATGCATTATTGCAATCAATAAGGATCGAAATGCCCCAATATTCGGTCAAGCTCATTATGCAGTAATTGGAGATATCTATGAAGTGGTCCCTTTATTAATAGAAAAGATTAAAAAAACGAGGGATACAAATGGCATATAA
- a CDS encoding carbohydrate ABC transporter permease: protein MRISKLNGFLILIIATLVVIVLNFPIYWMFVQSVTGESMFTNNPSLLPKDPSLNSYIRIIEAKPIGQWFINTLLVAIGCLVLSMPIACAAAFSLSRFKTKLNSITELAILSTQMLSASLLAIPIYVLFRQTGLLNKLSGLIVANMAFTLPFSIWVLKGFFDGIPKELDEAAMIDGCNVFQTFYRIVLPLIIPGIVAMSIFSFILAWDEFFFARTLISSEGTWVMSIGLSSFKEEFTLQWTDLMAATVLFTIPPTVLFMFIQKHLVSGLTAGSIKG from the coding sequence ATGCGTATTTCTAAGCTTAATGGTTTTTTAATTTTAATAATTGCGACACTTGTGGTTATTGTTCTCAATTTCCCAATATATTGGATGTTCGTACAATCAGTTACTGGAGAAAGCATGTTTACGAATAACCCTAGCTTGTTACCTAAGGATCCTTCATTGAATTCATATATCCGGATAATTGAAGCAAAACCAATTGGTCAGTGGTTTATTAACACTCTTTTGGTTGCTATTGGTTGTCTTGTTCTATCTATGCCAATTGCATGCGCGGCAGCTTTTAGTCTTTCTCGTTTTAAAACAAAACTTAATTCTATTACTGAGCTTGCTATTTTATCAACCCAAATGCTTTCAGCGTCTCTATTAGCGATACCAATATATGTGCTTTTTAGGCAAACAGGGTTATTAAATAAACTGAGTGGATTAATAGTTGCAAACATGGCTTTTACTCTTCCTTTTAGTATATGGGTATTGAAGGGCTTCTTTGATGGAATTCCAAAAGAACTAGATGAAGCAGCAATGATTGATGGGTGTAATGTATTTCAAACATTTTATAGGATTGTATTACCGCTCATAATTCCAGGAATAGTTGCGATGTCAATTTTCAGTTTTATACTCGCTTGGGATGAGTTTTTCTTTGCGAGAACGCTTATTAGTAGTGAAGGTACCTGGGTAATGTCGATCGGATTAAGCTCATTTAAGGAAGAATTTACTCTCCAATGGACAGACTTAATGGCTGCTACAGTTTTGTTTACTATTCCACCAACAGTGCTTTTCATGTTCATCCAAAAACATTTGGTCAGTGGCCTTACCGCAGGTTCAATCAAAGGATAA
- a CDS encoding transposase, whose translation MKTPLLSGRIDLRKKTNHHKERGVFMTILPENLKNERTLLPMFSSFMKEFKVNQLFRKCHMNKKKGFPVKDVFQMIFLLVFTQKNVAGLLQSRHPLFQGKKDTLYRFLHKTSGSWRKLLFLLSTKVVSEALLPFTSLKRYTWVVDDSPYERPRSLKVEGLSRFYDHAQGRF comes from the coding sequence ATGAAAACACCCCTCCTTTCTGGTAGAATTGACTTAAGGAAAAAAACCAATCACCACAAAGAGAGAGGTGTCTTCATGACTATCCTACCAGAAAATTTGAAAAATGAAAGGACCTTGTTACCCATGTTTTCCTCCTTTATGAAGGAGTTTAAAGTGAACCAACTGTTTCGAAAATGCCATATGAACAAAAAGAAAGGGTTCCCAGTCAAAGACGTCTTTCAGATGATCTTTCTCCTAGTCTTTACTCAGAAAAACGTTGCTGGTCTTCTCCAATCTCGACATCCCCTTTTCCAAGGAAAGAAAGACACTCTTTACCGTTTCCTCCACAAGACCAGTGGGAGCTGGCGAAAATTGCTCTTTCTTTTGAGTACCAAAGTAGTCTCTGAAGCGCTCCTTCCTTTTACCAGTTTGAAACGCTACACCTGGGTGGTGGATGATTCCCCCTATGAACGACCTCGGAGCTTGAAAGTTGAAGGGCTCTCTCGATTCTATGATCACGCCCAAGGACGATTTTAG
- a CDS encoding electron transfer flavoprotein subunit beta/FixA family protein, which yields MKIIVCIKQVPATSNVEIDSITGVLKREGVESKMNPYDLYALETAMRLKEKNGGNLTTITMGPPQAESVIKESFALGADEGYIFSDRKFAGSDVLATAFTLSQGIRLLGNFDLIICGKQTTDGDTAQIGPELAEFLEIPHVTWVKEIAEVTEKSIVVEQDLGNSSVVLELPLPALITVEKNIYQPRLPSYRRKMQTANQQVKKFTLLDFIDNDEQKYGLKGSATQVERIFPPTVCKDQIFWDDEVPIIAEKIYTLVKRKNFI from the coding sequence CTGAAAATAATTGTCTGCATTAAGCAAGTCCCTGCAACAAGCAATGTAGAAATTGATTCTATTACTGGGGTATTAAAGCGAGAAGGCGTGGAAAGCAAAATGAATCCTTACGATTTATATGCTCTAGAAACCGCCATGCGATTAAAGGAAAAAAATGGAGGGAACCTAACCACGATAACCATGGGACCACCACAAGCTGAATCAGTGATCAAGGAATCCTTTGCTTTGGGTGCCGATGAGGGTTATATTTTCTCAGACAGAAAATTTGCTGGTTCGGATGTATTAGCCACTGCTTTTACCTTATCACAAGGAATTAGACTACTTGGAAATTTTGATTTAATTATTTGTGGCAAACAAACAACTGATGGTGATACAGCACAGATTGGACCAGAACTGGCTGAGTTTTTAGAGATACCTCATGTAACCTGGGTAAAAGAAATTGCAGAGGTTACTGAAAAAAGTATAGTTGTAGAACAGGATCTGGGGAATAGCTCGGTAGTTCTGGAGTTACCTTTACCTGCACTGATAACAGTAGAAAAGAATATTTACCAGCCAAGGCTCCCTTCATATCGCCGAAAAATGCAAACAGCCAATCAACAAGTTAAAAAGTTTACCCTACTCGATTTTATCGATAATGATGAACAGAAATATGGTTTGAAAGGTTCAGCAACGCAGGTGGAAAGAATATTTCCACCAACAGTTTGCAAGGACCAGATTTTTTGGGATGATGAAGTACCAATAATAGCAGAGAAAATTTATACACTAGTTAAGAGGAAAAATTTTATCTAA